One Verrucomicrobiota bacterium genomic region harbors:
- a CDS encoding RES family NAD+ phosphorylase — protein MMTLKEHPRYKQLRLEIRAVIGGLFQPWEGPLYRCVELEWARPEALISGEGSRRFGSRWMRPGLHRLVYGASTELIALKETRRGFSYYGIKKPRQNLRVTVEILASFSKVIFLADLVSAISWLEMDEFLKEDWRKVNQASNETLSQACGRVLIESGCECLAAPSVKDGRGRTFVWFPDNLGSGCKVEVSGHKELEQ, from the coding sequence ATGATGACACTGAAGGAACATCCCCGATACAAACAGTTGCGACTCGAAATAAGAGCGGTAATTGGCGGTCTATTTCAACCATGGGAGGGTCCTCTTTATCGTTGTGTCGAGCTTGAGTGGGCTCGGCCTGAAGCATTGATTTCAGGAGAAGGTTCCCGCCGGTTTGGTAGCCGTTGGATGCGGCCGGGTTTGCATCGTTTGGTTTATGGGGCTTCGACTGAATTGATTGCTCTTAAGGAAACGCGGCGAGGATTTTCCTATTACGGAATCAAGAAACCACGTCAGAATCTGCGGGTAACGGTTGAGATTCTTGCCTCCTTCTCGAAGGTGATATTTTTGGCCGATCTGGTTTCTGCGATTTCCTGGTTGGAGATGGACGAGTTTTTGAAGGAAGACTGGCGAAAAGTAAATCAGGCCAGTAACGAAACGCTTTCTCAGGCCTGTGGACGTGTACTTATAGAGTCTGGTTGCGAATGCCTAGCCGCTCCTTCGGTCAAGGACGGGCGGGGGCGGACCTTCGTCTGGTTTCCCGACAATTTGGGATCTGGCTGTAAGGTGGAGGTTTCCGGACACAAAGAACTCGAACAATAG
- a CDS encoding DUF2235 domain-containing protein, whose protein sequence is MKKIVICSDGTWNSPEDERATNVLRFARSIAPRDGGGKKQVVFYDWGVGSDRKKVAGGVSGVGIDKNIMDCYRFIVHNYEPGDKLYFFGFSRGAYTVRSLGGFIRNCGVLKAEFAERISSAYDHYRKRQPSTGPDHRTSKELREKYAWEDRTQIEFLGVWDTVGTLGVPITFFGLLDNAEYLFHDTSPSSIIRCARHAMAIDECRKDFPVTRWDKKPGIDLKEVWFAGVHSDVGGGYKDDHRLSEIPASWIAREAGTRGLVFQPRLEQGLSNTPTATQHPQPTGIYKFRGKRYRHLETDDLVHISVQERFSRLGTKWKSPSFRTYFKALSEDWNNANLEL, encoded by the coding sequence ATGAAGAAGATTGTTATTTGCTCTGATGGTACGTGGAACTCACCCGAAGATGAACGGGCCACGAATGTGCTTCGCTTCGCACGGTCAATTGCGCCGCGCGATGGTGGCGGAAAGAAGCAGGTGGTGTTTTATGATTGGGGGGTCGGGTCGGATCGTAAGAAGGTAGCGGGAGGTGTTTCCGGTGTCGGGATCGACAAGAACATCATGGATTGTTACCGGTTCATTGTTCACAACTACGAGCCCGGCGATAAGTTGTATTTCTTTGGTTTTAGTCGTGGTGCGTACACGGTTCGTTCACTGGGTGGATTCATTCGCAACTGCGGTGTTTTGAAGGCGGAGTTTGCTGAGCGGATTTCATCCGCCTACGATCATTACCGGAAGCGTCAGCCGAGCACGGGGCCGGATCATCGCACATCGAAAGAGCTTCGCGAAAAATATGCCTGGGAGGACCGAACTCAAATAGAGTTTCTGGGTGTATGGGATACGGTCGGAACCTTGGGAGTCCCTATCACATTTTTTGGCTTGCTCGACAATGCGGAGTATCTGTTTCACGACACCTCACCGAGTAGCATCATTCGCTGCGCAAGACACGCGATGGCGATTGATGAATGTCGGAAGGACTTTCCTGTGACACGTTGGGACAAGAAGCCGGGTATTGATCTGAAAGAGGTTTGGTTTGCAGGGGTCCACAGTGATGTCGGCGGAGGCTACAAGGATGACCATCGTCTGTCCGAGATCCCGGCTTCCTGGATCGCCCGTGAGGCAGGAACTCGTGGCCTTGTGTTTCAGCCACGGCTTGAGCAGGGATTGTCCAACACTCCCACCGCGACCCAGCATCCGCAACCGACGGGTATCTACAAGTTTCGCGGCAAGCGGTACCGTCACCTTGAGACCGATGATCTTGTGCATATTTCCGTGCAGGAACGCTTTAGCCGACTGGGCACAAAGTGGAAATCCCCCAGCTTCCGAACTTACTTCAAAGCCCTGTCCGAAGATTGGAACAACGCGAATCTGGAACTTTGA
- a CDS encoding NIPSNAP family protein, which translates to MNIPRRNFLKTTLAASATTAVASQISAAGSTGTSREYYELRCYHLKADTRLKTDANPALLDAYLQQALLPALRKIGVENTGVFTELEVDKNAGTSTPKPGSPVWVLMTHRSLETYVQVSAALNADPSIQQAGTDYLQVPKSTPAFERIDSWLLLAFAGMPQLEVPAFSRDRIATRVLEMRDYESHSELKALNKMAMFNDGEISLMKDLGMSPVFFGQALSGPNLPHLRYITSGPDLATHLANWKKFGPAPRWQELKSNPFYKDNTSRNTARFLTPKPYSIL; encoded by the coding sequence ATGAACATACCTCGTCGCAACTTTTTAAAAACCACGCTCGCCGCTTCCGCAACCACCGCAGTGGCTTCTCAAATTTCCGCCGCCGGGTCCACCGGCACTTCCCGGGAATATTACGAACTTCGCTGCTATCATCTGAAAGCGGACACCCGGCTCAAGACTGACGCCAATCCGGCATTGCTCGATGCCTATCTCCAACAGGCCCTTCTGCCCGCGCTCCGAAAAATCGGCGTGGAAAATACCGGTGTCTTCACCGAGCTCGAGGTAGACAAGAATGCCGGCACGAGCACGCCGAAGCCCGGGTCTCCAGTCTGGGTGCTGATGACTCACCGCTCTCTCGAAACCTACGTGCAGGTAAGCGCTGCCCTCAACGCCGACCCGTCCATCCAACAAGCGGGCACCGACTACCTGCAGGTTCCCAAGTCGACACCCGCGTTTGAACGGATCGATAGCTGGCTGCTGCTTGCGTTTGCCGGCATGCCCCAACTTGAAGTGCCAGCCTTTTCGCGAGACCGGATAGCGACCCGCGTTTTAGAGATGCGCGATTATGAGAGTCACAGCGAATTGAAAGCACTAAACAAAATGGCCATGTTCAACGACGGCGAGATCTCACTCATGAAAGATCTCGGCATGAGTCCGGTCTTCTTCGGTCAAGCTCTCTCCGGGCCGAACCTGCCCCACCTGCGCTACATCACCAGCGGCCCCGATCTCGCCACCCACCTCGCCAACTGGAAAAAATTCGGCCCCGCTCCCCGCTGGCAGGAATTGAAAAGCAATCCCTTTTACAAAGACAATACGTCCCGTAACACCGCTCGCTTCCTCACACCCAAGCCCTACTCGATCCTCTGA
- a CDS encoding isochorismatase family protein: MSEFPALDESMKSVENYYRERGIFQKSFGMGKRPAIVVVDFAYGWTDDTYAGGSKRLDEPVRHTQQLLNAGRRKSIPIIYTSSTYRPQTADQPIKSAADKSPNIRAWDAHACEIDERVQPEAKDLIILKEHASAFFGTHLAPYLIQNGVDTVLITGCSTSACIRATATDAGAYRFRPIIVRECVGDRAEAAHLWTLFDIQARFADVINIEAAIQYIEALEDTSRTQS; the protein is encoded by the coding sequence ATGTCAGAATTTCCAGCGCTCGATGAATCCATGAAATCCGTGGAGAACTATTACCGTGAGAGAGGTATTTTTCAAAAATCCTTCGGGATGGGGAAACGTCCGGCGATTGTGGTGGTGGATTTTGCCTATGGTTGGACCGACGACACCTACGCCGGCGGATCCAAACGCCTCGACGAACCGGTCAGGCATACCCAGCAGCTCCTGAATGCCGGTCGCAGAAAATCGATTCCCATCATATACACAAGCAGCACCTATCGACCGCAAACCGCGGATCAGCCCATAAAGTCAGCCGCGGATAAATCGCCGAATATCCGCGCCTGGGACGCACACGCCTGTGAAATCGACGAACGGGTACAGCCGGAAGCGAAGGACCTTATCATTCTAAAAGAACATGCCAGCGCGTTCTTCGGAACTCACCTGGCCCCCTACCTCATCCAAAACGGTGTCGATACTGTTCTTATAACCGGATGCAGTACCAGCGCCTGCATACGTGCAACCGCAACCGATGCCGGCGCATATCGTTTTCGGCCCATCATCGTAAGGGAATGTGTGGGCGACCGGGCAGAGGCGGCCCACCTCTGGACCCTCTTCGATATTCAGGCCCGATTTGCCGATGTCATTAATATCGAAGCAGCCATCCAGTACATCGAAGCGCTTGAAGATACGAGCCGCACACAGAGCTAA
- a CDS encoding sulfatase-like hydrolase/transferase translates to MKYVYLVALGIAFFFSYASPSAQADVSQPNIIYILADDLGIGEVGCYGQQKIKTPHIDQLAAEGMRFTQHYSGAAVCAPSRFTFITGLHIGKSDTYGQGQRLKSGVQILPKLMQAAGYTTGAFGKWGLA, encoded by the coding sequence ATGAAATACGTTTACTTGGTAGCTCTTGGCATCGCTTTCTTTTTTTCCTATGCCAGTCCGTCGGCACAGGCAGACGTCAGCCAACCGAATATTATCTACATTCTGGCGGACGATTTAGGCATTGGTGAAGTCGGTTGCTATGGTCAGCAAAAGATCAAGACACCGCACATCGACCAACTGGCCGCCGAGGGAATGCGTTTCACCCAGCACTATTCAGGTGCCGCAGTATGTGCGCCTTCCCGCTTTACCTTTATCACCGGTTTACATATCGGTAAATCCGATACCTACGGTCAGGGCCAACGCCTCAAGTCCGGTGTCCAGATCCTGCCAAAGTTGATGCAGGCAGCGGGCTATACCACGGGCGCCTTTGGGAAGTGGGGTCTTGCCTGA
- a CDS encoding sulfatase-like hydrolase/transferase, which produces MPDKGGNDVEFFDGNGPYRETKFTYYEGGIRVPMIARWPGKIQKGSISDHISYFPDMLPTFTELAGIQPTHPVDGISMLPTLLQNGKQEQHPFLFFSGALRMGDWKLVRGKDQDELFNLALDVSETTDLSKRHPDVLARLIKVWGANQIQE; this is translated from the coding sequence TTGCCTGACAAAGGTGGAAACGATGTCGAGTTCTTCGATGGAAACGGCCCCTATCGCGAAACGAAGTTCACCTACTACGAGGGAGGCATACGGGTACCCATGATCGCACGGTGGCCGGGCAAAATCCAGAAAGGCTCGATCTCCGATCACATCTCCTATTTCCCCGACATGCTTCCGACCTTCACAGAACTGGCAGGCATTCAGCCAACCCACCCTGTCGATGGTATTTCCATGCTCCCAACCTTGCTCCAAAACGGCAAACAGGAGCAGCACCCGTTTCTCTTCTTTTCCGGGGCCCTGCGCATGGGCGATTGGAAACTGGTGCGCGGGAAGGATCAGGACGAGCTATTCAACCTGGCTCTGGATGTCAGCGAAACCACCGACCTGAGCAAGCGCCACCCGGATGTGCTGGCACGACTCATCAAGGTCTGGGGAGCCAACCAGATCCAAGAGTAA